The DNA window AAACAACACTCCTTTTTCCTTGAGTTCGTAATATTTATTAAAATCCCTGTACCAATAGGTATATCTTTCTGGATGAGCCAAAACCGGCTTGTAACCATTGGTTTGCATTAAAAAAATCGCATTGTTTAATGAATCAGAAGGACTTAAAAATCCCAATTCAAATAAAACATATTTATCCCCAAAGGTTAATAATTTATTTTGATCAATTTTTTGTTCAAAATCAAAATCAAGATAATATTCTGCTGCGGCTTCCAACTCAATTTCAATACCTGCATTTTTCACAGCTTCTCTTAATTTTGCAAGTCCTGATAAAATAATTTCAGGTGTGTTTTTGTAATAATCACTCATTACATGTGGGGTTGTTATTAATTTTTGATAACCCTGTGATTTAAAATAGTCAATTATTTGCAGGGATTCTTCCATAACTTGTGCTCCGTCATCAATACCAGGTATTAAATGGGAGTGTATATCACATTTTAATACGGATAAATCAGCAGGGGCAAATTTGGGCTTTGGGAAAAATAAACTACTTATGAAACTCATGTTTTATTTTTGATTCTGAAAAGATAAAGGTATTAAAAAAACGATAAAAGATACACAGCAAAAAGGCTAGGGAGTACCTTGGGAAACATTGGCTTAATCTGAAAAGGATTAATAATTTTAAATTTAGACATTGCTTTAACATCCGGATATATCCTGATACCCTATAAAAAACCAATATTTTGCCCGCTTTTCCTTGATTTATCCCATTTGCAATTTCATAATTGGAAGTTTTCTCCTGTAAATGGAACTTTTAAAGGCATATGGCCTTGAAATAACCCATTTTTATGAGAAAACAACATCTTTTGAAAAACAGGCACAGTTTTATTGCAAATTACGGTGATAAGTTTATTTAGTAACCAATTAAAATTAGAATAAAATGAAAGTTATATCATCAAAAGCCCATGGAGTTATGGATTATATTATAGGCATTGCATTAGTTGCCGCTCCCTGGCTGTTTCAATTTGCTCGTGGAGGAGCTGAAACATGGGTACCTGTAATTTTAGGTATTGTAGTTATTGTTATGGCTTTATTTACAGATTACGAACTCGGTGTATTCAAAATTACACCTATGAGCACACATCTTTGGATTGATGGTGTTCTCGGAGTGTTTTTATTGCTTTCACCTTGGATTTTCGGATTCTGGGGCTTTGTTTTATGGCCCCATGTAATTGTTGGAATTCTTATGGCAGGTGTATCATTAATGACAGAAACAACAACAGTTCACATAAGAGTAACTTAGTAGATAATGCCTCTAATAACAGGGAAAAAAGGCCTGTCTTGGTTTTTGTTAAGACAGACCTTTTAATGTGTTTGCTTTTAATTAATATTTTTGCTCAAACCAATCCAGAGTAATTTTTAAACCTTGCTCAAAATTCACTGTCGGTTCATATGCTAATAAGTTCTTAGCCTTTGTTATATCAGCCAATGAATCCCTAACATCTCCCTTTCGTTCATTTTTAAATTCAGGCTCCACGGAAGCCTGGGTTAATCCCTTTAGAATAGTGAACATATCTAAAATAGATGTCCTATCCCCATAAGCAATATTAAAAACTTCCCCCAAAGCTTCTGTATGCTTAGTGAAAAGTGCCTTAATATTCGCTTGTACTGCATTCTCAACAAAAGTAAAATCCCTGGTTTGTTTGCCATCACCAAATATTTTTGGTGAAATATTATTTTTTAAGGCATCCATAAACAAAGGAATTGCTGCTGCATAAGCTCCCTTAGGATTTTGCCTTGGTCCAAAAATATTGAAATATCTTAATCCAATTACTTCTGTCCCATATACTGATGCATAAACACCAGCATAAAGTTCATCTATATATTTAGAAACGGCATAAGGTGATAAAGGCTTTCCTATTTGTTCCTCTGTTTTTGGAAGGATCTTACTATCGCCATATACAGAGGAGGAACTTGCATAAACAATACGCTTAACCCCTGATTCCTTTGCTGCTGTAATGATGTTTAAAAAACCACTTGCATTTACGCTGTTTGTTGCAAGTGGGAATTCTATGGAACGAGGCACAGAACCAAGAGCTGCCTGATGTGATATAAAATCAATATCCTCGCAGGCATTCATGCATGTGGCATAATTTTCAATTGAGCCTTTAACAAGTTCAATTTTATTTAAAAAAGGTTCCAGGTTTTCTAGAAATCCGGTTGACAAATCATCAAGAACCTTGATTTTTCCTGCATTATATTTTACAAGGTATTCAACAATATTTGAACCGATAAAACCTGCCCCACCCGTAATTAAAAATTTATATTTACTTAAATCGCTTGAATGATAAGGTTTTTCGAACATCTTTAATTTACCTGTTTATATATTGGCTTTGGTAATAATTCTGGTATTCACCTGAAGTAACTAAATCAAGCCAGGTGTTATTATTCAAGTACCATTCCACTGTTTTTTCCAGGCCCTGTTCAAAGTTCACTGAAGGTTGCCATCCTAATTCTTTTTGCAATTTAGAGGAATCAATTGCATAACGCATATCGTGACCGGCACGATCCTTAACAAAAGTGATGAGTTTTATTGAACTGCCTTCTTCACGATTTAATTTTTTGTCCATAATGGAACAAAGCAAATTAATAAGGTCAATGTTTTTCCATTCATTGTTTCCTCCAATATTGTATGTTTCTCCTGTTTTGCCTTTATGAAAAATTTGATCAATTGCCCTTGCATGATCATTCACCCACAACCAATCCCGAATATTTTCTCCTTTGCCATAAACTGGAATAGGTTTATTGTTTTTTATATTATGAATGGCAAGAGGTATTAACTTTTCTGGAAATTGATGCGATCCATAATTGTTTGAACAATTGGAAATTACAACTGGCAATTTATAAGTATGGTGCCAGGCTCTTACCAGGTGATCTGAACTTGCTTTTGATGCTGAATAAGGGCTTCTGGGATCATAGGAAGTTTCTTCAGTGAAAAAACCTTCAGCTCCTAAGGATCCATAAACCTCATCTGTTGAAATATGATAAAATAAATTATTTCCCGTATTTGAGTTTTCCCATGATTTCCTGGAAGCATTCAAAAGATTAACAGTTCCTATAATATTGGTATTTATAAAATCCATAGGACTGGCAATTGATCTATCCACATGTGATTCTGCCGCAAGATGGATAACATGGTCAATTGCATGTGTTTCAAACAATGTATATATGAAATCCGCATCTACAATATCACCCTTTACAAACTGGTAGTTAGGAGCATCTTCAACATCCTTTAAATTAAGCAGGTTGCCTGCATAGGTTAGCTTATCTAAATTGATAATTCTATACTCAGGGTATTTATTCAGGAATAAACTTATTACATGCGAGCCAATAAAACCTGCTCCTCCTGTGACTAAAATTATTTTGGTGAAATTCATTTTTAAGCGGGTGTATTCGTTTTTTGATTAAGGGCAAGCTCCCATTTCCATGCTGTTAGCATCATATTATCCAGATCACGTTCAGCCTTCCAATTTAATTCTTTATTTGCATAAGTTGTATCGGCATAAATTTTCTCAACATCTCCTGGTCTTCGTTGAACTATTTTATAGTTTAATTTTTCCCCACTTACTCTTTCAAAGCTATGAATTGTATCCAACACGGAATATCCTATGCCTGTTCCCAGATTGAATATTTCATTTTTTGATTTGTTTTTATTGTCCATTAATCTTTCCAGTGCAATTAAATGAGCTTTGGCCAAATCCACAACATGAATGTAATCCCTAATGCAGGTTCCATCCGGAGTATTGTAATCACCTCCAAAAACCTGCAATTCATCTCTTTTTCCTACTGCTGTTTGAGTAATAAAGGGTACAAGATTATTGGGTTTTTCAATAGGCAATTCGCCAATCATGGCTGAATCATGTGCCCCTGTAGGGTTGAAATATCTTAATGAAATAGAATTAAGGAATGTAGCTTTAACAGTATCGGAAATAATTTTTTCACTCATTTGTTTAGTTTCCCCATATGGAGATGAGGATTTTTGCAAGGGGGTATTTTCATCAACAGGCAATTTATCGGGTTGACCATAAACTGTACAAGAGGAAGAAAATACAAGATTGGGTATTTCAATTTCCTTCATGGCCTCAAGTACATTTACCAATGAAAAAATATTGTTTTTATAATAAAGCAATGGATTTTCAACCGATTCACCTACTGCTTTAAAAGCTGCAAAATGTATAACGGCCTTTAAGTCCTTGTGTTTTTTAAAAAGTGATTGTGTTTGTTCTCTTTCACAAAGTTCAGTAAACTCAAAAACAGGACGCTTTCCTGTTATCTTTTCTATAGAGTCAATTACGCTTTCAGAAGAATTTGAAAAATTATCGGCTATAATTACATCAAATCCTTTTTGTTGTAATTCAACTACAGTATGAGAACCAATATAACCTGTTCCTCCTGTTACTAAAACTTTATCCCCTTTTTTCATTGTCAATGTTTATCAAAAAAAACTAAAGACTCCAATAACTCAGATCTTTGATTTTATTGCGGTACATGCCTTTTACATCAACAATTATTCCTTTTTCTGAACTAATACTTTTGAAATAATTTTCATCAAGACCAATATATTCTTTATGATTTACAGCCACAATAACTGCATCATATTTTTTATCAGCTTTTTTATGAAGTCCAAATCCATACTCATGATTCAATTCTTCTGAAGATGCATGGGGGTCAACAATTTCAACAGCAACACCAAAGGATTTTAACTCCTTTATAACATCCGCAACTTTTGAATTTCTAATATCACTCACATCTTCTTTAAATGTTGCTCCCATTACAAGGACTACAGCTTGATTTAGGTCTTTTTTTGCAGCTATAATCTTTTTAACCGTTTGTTTGGCAATATAAAAGCCCATGGAATCATTTACATATCTTCCCGAATTAATTACCCTTGCATGATAACCCAATGATTCTGCCTTATAGGTTAAATAATAAGGATCAACACCAATGCAATGGCCACCAACTAATCCTGGAAAAAACTTTAAAAAGTTCCATTTTGTACCTGCCGCTTCAAGCACTTCATATGTATTTATTCCCATTCTGTTAAAAATAATGGAAAGTTCATTCATAAGGGCAATATTAACATCTCTTTGGGTGTTTTCGATAATTTTAGCTGCTTCGGCAACCCTTATAGAAGAGGCCTTATGAACTCCAGGCTCTACAATTATTTCATATACTTTAGAAATTTCATCAAGCGCTTCAGCATCACATCCTGAAACTACTTTAAGTATTTTTGTAATGGTATGCTCCTTATCTCCTGGATTTATCCGTTCGGGGGAATAACCTGCTTTAAAATCAGTTTTAAATTTCAATCCCGATAGTCTTTCCAATACAGGTACACAATCCTCTTCCGTACATCCTGGATATACAGTAGATTCATACACTACATAATCTCCTTTTTTTAAAGCTGAACCTACAGATTCAGAAGATTTAAGCAAAGGGGTTAAATCAGGCAGGTTATGCTCATTAATGGGTGTTGGAACCGCCACAATGAAAAAATTAGCTTGCCTTAATACCTCTAGAGAAGATGTGAAAACTATATCACAACCTTTAAAGGATTCAGCTGGAAGTTCATTGCTGGGATCAACATTATTACGCATCATTTCAAGACGTTCATCATTAATATCAAAACCAATCACTGATGTTTTTTTTGCGAATTCTAGTGCAATTGGCAATCCAACATAGCCAAGACCTATTACAGCAATTTTTGCTTCCTTATTTATTATTTTGTTGTACATTATTTTTAAAACTAATATTACTATTAATACTATTTACTATTATTATCACTATTTCGAAGAGCGTAAATTCTTTCAATTATATCAACTACTTTGAGTCCCTCTAGCGCGTTTGTTGTTGCTATTGTTCTTCCTTTTAATGTGTCCACTACATTTTCTATAACAAAATGATGATTAGCTGCCGATCCTTTATAATATCCATAATCATTCGCAGGGCTTGCCTCTGCTAGTTCTGGCATTGTATAATCCTTCACGTGACAGTACTCAACTTCATTCATATACTGCCCGCCAATTTTTATGCTCCCTTTACTTCCAATTATTGTAATACTACTCTCAAGGTTTGTGTCCCATACTGCCGTTGAATAATTAATACAACCCATTCCACCATTGATGAAATTAAAATTTACAAATCCTGAATCCTCAAAATCTGTAAGTTCCTTATGACTGAAATCCTCAAACTTGGCCTGAATGTCTTTGATGTCACCAAATAGCCAATACATTATATCTATAAAATGCGAGAACTGTGTAAACAAGGTCCCTCCATCTAAATCATTTTTTCCCTTCCAACTGTCTTTTTTATAATAACGTTCATCTCTATTCCAATAGCAGTTAAGCTGAACCATGTATATATCTCCAAGCAATCTCCTTTCCAATACATCTTTTATCCAAACCGATGGGGGAGAATACCTGTTTTGCATTACACAAAAAAAGTGTTTTGAAACCTGGAGGGACTTAAAAATGATTGCTTCACATTCTGATTTGGTTAAACCCATTGGCTTTTCACACACCACATGTTTTTTGTTTTCCAGCATCTTCATAGATTGTTTTGCGTGAAACCCGTTTGGAGTACAAATATTAACCACATCATATTCAATCCCTGAGTTTAGCAATTCCTCAATGGATTGAAAAAAAGGAACTTCAAATGCCAGAATTCCGCATTCTTCAGCAGAACGGATATCACACAGAGCAACAAGCTCTGCTTCTGGATTTCTGATTATCATTTCAGCATGTCGTTTACCAATATGCCCTGTGCCAATTATGGCAAATTTTACTTTTTTGTTTTCTTGAATTAACATTTTATCGGGGTAGTGTGTCGCAAAATTAATTTTTCTAAGTTAATTTACTTACAATACCTGCTTTTATTTTGTATTTTTCTTTGCTTTCCTCACATTCCGCAATGCCATTGGCATCGAATTCCAACTTATGCCCGTATTCGCTCATCCATCCTGCCTGTCGTGCCGGATTTCCAATTACAAGAGCATAAGATGGTACATTTTTAGTAACAACAGAACCAGCACCAATAAATGCATATGCACCAATATCATGACCACACACAATGGTAGCATTTGCTCCTATAGATGCTCCTTTGCCAACATGGGTTTTTGTATATTGGTTTTTACGTATTACCGCACTCCTTGGATTGTTAACATTCGTAAAAACCATAGACGGACCAAGAAAAACATCATCATCACAAGTAACCCCAGTGTAAATGGAGACATTATTCTGGACTTTTACATTGTTTCCCAAGATTACCTCTGGGGATACAACTACGTTTTGGCCGATATTGCATTGGTTGCCGATTTTACATCCTGGCATAATATGAGAAAAATGCCAGATTTTAGTTCCTTCTCCGATATTGCAGCCCTCGTCTATCACTGCAGTTTCATGGGCAAAGTATTTTTTTTCAGTTTTCATTAAGCAAATCGATGTTCTGTTTTATATAATTCTTCCTCTGGAAGATTTTTAAAATAGTTATATGTTATTTTTAATCCATCAGCTCTATTAACCTTTGGCTCCCATCCTAATAAAGCAATAGCCCTGGAAATGTCAGGTTTCCTTTGTTTGGGATCATCTGTTGGTAAATTCTTGTAAATCATTTTTTGATTGGTATTTGTGAGTTTTATAATTTCCTCCCCAAATTCACTTATAGTAATTTCATCCGGATTGCCAATATTTACAGGATTAGCATAATCACTTAACAACAATCGGTAAATTCCTTCAATTAAATCATCCACATAACAAAAAGATCTGGTTTGACTACCATCTCCAAAAACAGTTAAATCTTCCCCCCTTATGGCCTGGCCTATAAAGGCTGGTAAAACTCTTCCATCATTTAATCGCATTCTGGGTCCATAAGTATTGAAAATTCTTACAATTCTTGTTTCTACCGCATGATAAGTATGATAGGCCATAGTAATAGCTTCCTGAAACCTTTTGGCCTCATCATAAACCCCTCTGGGGCCCACAGGATTTACATTTCCCCAATAGTCCTCATCTTGTGGATGCACAAGAGGATCTCCGTACACCTCTGAGGTAGAGGCAACAAGAATTCTTGCTCCTTTGGCTTTTGCCAGCCCTAATAAATTATGTGTTCCAAGTGAACTAACCTTGAGTGTTTGAATTGGTATCTTTAAATAATCAATAGGGCTTGCAGGTGATGCAAAATGTAGAATATATTCTAAATCTCCAGGTACATGTACATATTTGGAAACATCGTGGTGATAAAATTCAAATTGTTCTAATTTAAAAAGATGCTCAATATTGCGCATGTCCCCAGTAATTAAGTTGTCCATACCAATTACATGGTAACCTTCTTTAATAAACCGGTCACATAAATGAGAGCCTAAAAAGCCAGCTGCTCCAGTTATTAATACCCTTTTTCTTTTTGCCATATTTCTTTTATTTGAAAACAAATTTACACCTTCCATCATATTTACAGTCAATTATCTTGTATTATTTCATTTTATAAGCTTTCGGCTTTTATTTTTATTGTTTTTATCCAGTTGGATAAATTGAAAAACCTATAAATTCAAACCTCTATTGCTCATAATTCCTGTTTAACCTTATTCCTAAAAAACAGATATAAGTAATTTTATTGAATGCTAAAAAATTAAAAAATCTTAACTGCTCCTTTGTTCCTTGTTATTTTAAACTTTGCTGAAGCAATAATAAATTATCAGTTTGTATATAGTCAGGTGATTTATTTATGGCTTCAATGGTGCCATCCCTGGTTTTTACATCAAAAATAACTACAGTTAAACCATTGGAATGCGCTTGATTTACTTCTTTTTTTGAAATAACTCCATTCGAGAGGATAACTCCTTTGTATCCTTTTATTTTTGCCGTTTCTATTATTTCTTCTGCATTTCCTCCTTCAAGTAGTAACAAGATTTCACCATTAATCTGTTTTAAGTAGTCCAGAAAGTATGGTTGTACGGATTGTACCATAACCCATTGCAAGGCATCGTATTTAAGTATTGTTTTATTTATTGCTTCAGCCATTGCTTCACTTAAATCAGTTGAATCTGTACCACATGGATTAAATATTTTTATGTCAAAAAACAAAATAGGTTTTATTTGTCGTTTTGAGAACCTTTCCATTATTACTTCTAGTTCAATTACATGTTCCTCTGTAAATACATTAGTATAATAGTCGTTTCTATATTTACACGCTGAAATTCCCATTGCCGTTTTACTTGAAATGCATCCATCGCATTTTGTCATGGATTGCAAAGTACGGTCATGGTATAATATAAGCTTAAGGTCTTTACTTATTTGAATGTCTAATTCTACACCATCTGCCTGGTTTGCCTCAATGGCTTTTACAATACTTCCAAATGAATTATGCGGAAGTGGATTTGTTTCCGACTGAAATCCGCTACCCCCATGTCCAATTATTCCTATTTTGCCTTCATTTAAATTTACTATGCCAGATTCTGTTTTTGAACAAGCTAAAAGTGTTAACACAATCAAAATAAGGAACAATGCCTGCATTACTTTAGAAATCATAGTTCATATGTATTTTAAGTAAGCCACTGTAACCTTGATAAATATTTTTACGATTTTCAATAATATCATGGTAAAACTCAAGATATCTTCCAAACCCTATGGAATTTCCAATTGATAAACCTTTGAATAAATTGTAATGCAAACCGTAGGATGCATTAAATTCATGGATAATGTTATATTTTATTTTTTCTGAAAATCCATTGGGCCTGAATAATGAATTCTGATAATCAATATTAAAAAAGGCTTTTAGTGTCCCTGCTTGAGCAAAATCATGCCTTATTCCCATATTTATACCCCATATGGAAGATAAAGGCATGTAGTAATTGGAAAGAGAAATTTTTGGCCCAAGATAAAAGGAGTTCTTTTCACTTTTAATTAAAATAACAAGTGATTGATTAAATCCTGTATAAGATAAGAACAATGCAGTTTCCATGCCTACACTTATGCTTGAATCTCTAGCAATATGCGCTTGAATATCATTAGATATTAATAAAAAAAAGAAGAGTTGACAATGAATAAATCGCATAGTATTAAGTTAATTAATACTATGCGATTTATCAATAGGCCAATTTAGTGAAAAGGAACTCTATTTTTGATATATTAATTTCAGCGTAATTGCTGGGTTGCTTTCCGGAATAATTTGAATAAAATAAAGTCCTTCGGAAATATTTTCTTTTAAAAAGTCAAATTCAAAATGATTCATTCCTTTTAACAGGAACATTTCTTTATTCTCGATTTCCCTTCCGCTATTATCGAATAGAATGAATTTTATTTTTTGATCAGATGGATTGTTAAAAATAACGTTTGCCTTATTAGAAGTTGGGTTCGGATGAATTTTAGTGTTTGCAGCAAAATGGTTTTCCGTTAATCCTCCAGTATTCAAATCAACAATTTGGCCATCAGAATTGCTTATAGAGGAAAGTAATCCTGCTTCATTTATAGCTTGAATACTAAAATAATAAGTTTGTCCATGAGTTAAGCTTAGGCCTGTATGAGTAACAAATGAATTAATAGAATTATCTGTCCAGTTAACAACATCAGCTAAACCAGCGGAAGTGCCAATGGAATATAAATATTTTTCTAATCCTGAATGTGGATCAAAGCTTGGTAACCAATTAGCAGATAGTTCACCAGAGGATAGGGTATAATTAATATCACTTCCGGTTCCATCATTTACAATAGTTACATCATCAGGGGCTGTCCAATCTACATTTACAAACATACTGGTAAGGGTAGATATATTTCCAGCACTATCACTAACAACCGATTTAATGATACCAGCAGAAGTAAGTGGATCCATATTTTGATACCTAATATCATCATTGTTGTTTAACCCTACATTAACTGTTGAATTAGAAGATCGTGATCTTAAAACGCTTAAACTATCAACGGACCAATTGCAATTACCACTTCTGAAAGAAATATGAGTGCCATTTTGATAAGGAGCTGGATCAATCCAGGATAGAACAGGTAAATTGTCAATCCATACTTGGGCTTTACCAGTAATCCTGTCAAATGAAACTTTATAATCATACCATTGACCTTCATTAACTGTATAACTAATATCCTCAACAAGGGTAAACACATCGTTTGCTACTTTATAGAACTGAACCTTATTGTTGTCTGTTCTAAAATAGACAAAATAGGAATTGCCCCTGTTAGGCAATGAAGGGTTATCAGAAAAGAAATGCAATCCTGCCCTTTTGTTTGTTCCTGTTCCTTCTATTTTCCCTTTCCAATGATATAAATACCTGTTAGATAAATTTTGTGTTAAAGCCGTAGAAATATTAGTATTGTCTAAGGCTTCATTGGATTGAACAAGAAAACTATTGCTTGTATTCCATGTTCCGCTATAATTTATCCAATCAGCATGAATAACAGTATTGAAATTATCAGTAAAAAAGCCCCTTGAAGAATTGGAACGCCATTCATCCCCATTGAAATCAGAAACAGTATAAAAACTTTTATCAACTCCGCTTCCTGATTGATTGTCACTGTCTAAAAAGGAAACCAAAAAATCCTGGGTAACCCAGGTTGCAACAGGTGTAATTTGAGTAGTCGGAGAAACAGCATCCATAATGCAATTCCAGGTTGCTCCCCATCCACTTCCAACTCCGGATGCATTGGATTTAAAACTTAAAGTTAAAGCATTGCCCAGGGAATTGATTGTTGCAGGCAAATTTGCGCCTGTGTAATTCCCAATAAGGCTGGTGCCAACTGAATTGCCATTATATATTTTTAAAGTATCTCCGGTTCCCAAATTAAAAGAACTGAAATTCATATTAACCTGCGTTGCACCTGTTGGTGAAATAACAAATGTAAAATTTTCATCATTGTAATAATCTCCCATGGGGCCGCCCATATCGTAAATTGTGTCTGTGCAGGAAATAACTGAACAATTAGTAAACTTTTCTTCAATTTTATTCCACAAATCGGTATATCCATCATCTCCACCTAATGACCAAATGCCAATTCCTCCAATATTTCTTTGATTTACCATATCATACCTTTTGCCTAAAGTAAATGCATTGTTTATAAAGCACTGTCTCCAATTAGAGCCTGAATAATAAGTATGGTAATTAGTCATACTTTTTAAATAAAAGTTTGGGTTAGAATAATTCCCACTGCTATTGTCTTTAATAAACTTGTAAGTTCTGGCTGCCACATGACTAGTAGCATTTGAAGGAACAAGGTCTGTTGTGGTATTCCATTCCCTCCCATAATAGGGTAAACCTAAAATTAATTTAGAATTGGGAATGCCTTTATTCAAATAGGTATTTATGCTCCTGGAAATATTTTGAGAAGATACTGTTGCATCAAAGGTATATGCCG is part of the Bacteroidota bacterium genome and encodes:
- a CDS encoding capsular biosynthesis protein: MSFISSLFFPKPKFAPADLSVLKCDIHSHLIPGIDDGAQVMEESLQIIDYFKSQGYQKLITTPHVMSDYYKNTPEIILSGLAKLREAVKNAGIEIELEAAAEYYLDFDFEQKIDQNKLLTFGDKYVLFELGFLSPSDSLNNAIFLMQTNGYKPVLAHPERYTYWYRDFNKYYELKEKGVLFQMNINSLTGHYSLDTKKIAERMVDEDMIELLGSDCHNMNHVNLLEQCRKEKYLNKILKKENLLNSQL
- a CDS encoding SPW repeat protein, which gives rise to MKVISSKAHGVMDYIIGIALVAAPWLFQFARGGAETWVPVILGIVVIVMALFTDYELGVFKITPMSTHLWIDGVLGVFLLLSPWIFGFWGFVLWPHVIVGILMAGVSLMTETTTVHIRVT
- a CDS encoding SDR family oxidoreductase, which codes for MFEKPYHSSDLSKYKFLITGGAGFIGSNIVEYLVKYNAGKIKVLDDLSTGFLENLEPFLNKIELVKGSIENYATCMNACEDIDFISHQAALGSVPRSIEFPLATNSVNASGFLNIITAAKESGVKRIVYASSSSVYGDSKILPKTEEQIGKPLSPYAVSKYIDELYAGVYASVYGTEVIGLRYFNIFGPRQNPKGAYAAAIPLFMDALKNNISPKIFGDGKQTRDFTFVENAVQANIKALFTKHTEALGEVFNIAYGDRTSILDMFTILKGLTQASVEPEFKNERKGDVRDSLADITKAKNLLAYEPTVNFEQGLKITLDWFEQKY
- the rfbB gene encoding dTDP-glucose 4,6-dehydratase — protein: MNFTKIILVTGGAGFIGSHVISLFLNKYPEYRIINLDKLTYAGNLLNLKDVEDAPNYQFVKGDIVDADFIYTLFETHAIDHVIHLAAESHVDRSIASPMDFINTNIIGTVNLLNASRKSWENSNTGNNLFYHISTDEVYGSLGAEGFFTEETSYDPRSPYSASKASSDHLVRAWHHTYKLPVVISNCSNNYGSHQFPEKLIPLAIHNIKNNKPIPVYGKGENIRDWLWVNDHARAIDQIFHKGKTGETYNIGGNNEWKNIDLINLLCSIMDKKLNREEGSSIKLITFVKDRAGHDMRYAIDSSKLQKELGWQPSVNFEQGLEKTVEWYLNNNTWLDLVTSGEYQNYYQSQYINR
- the galE gene encoding UDP-glucose 4-epimerase GalE, which produces MKKGDKVLVTGGTGYIGSHTVVELQQKGFDVIIADNFSNSSESVIDSIEKITGKRPVFEFTELCEREQTQSLFKKHKDLKAVIHFAAFKAVGESVENPLLYYKNNIFSLVNVLEAMKEIEIPNLVFSSSCTVYGQPDKLPVDENTPLQKSSSPYGETKQMSEKIISDTVKATFLNSISLRYFNPTGAHDSAMIGELPIEKPNNLVPFITQTAVGKRDELQVFGGDYNTPDGTCIRDYIHVVDLAKAHLIALERLMDNKNKSKNEIFNLGTGIGYSVLDTIHSFERVSGEKLNYKIVQRRPGDVEKIYADTTYANKELNWKAERDLDNMMLTAWKWELALNQKTNTPA
- a CDS encoding nucleotide sugar dehydrogenase — translated: MYNKIINKEAKIAVIGLGYVGLPIALEFAKKTSVIGFDINDERLEMMRNNVDPSNELPAESFKGCDIVFTSSLEVLRQANFFIVAVPTPINEHNLPDLTPLLKSSESVGSALKKGDYVVYESTVYPGCTEEDCVPVLERLSGLKFKTDFKAGYSPERINPGDKEHTITKILKVVSGCDAEALDEISKVYEIIVEPGVHKASSIRVAEAAKIIENTQRDVNIALMNELSIIFNRMGINTYEVLEAAGTKWNFLKFFPGLVGGHCIGVDPYYLTYKAESLGYHARVINSGRYVNDSMGFYIAKQTVKKIIAAKKDLNQAVVLVMGATFKEDVSDIRNSKVADVIKELKSFGVAVEIVDPHASSEELNHEYGFGLHKKADKKYDAVIVAVNHKEYIGLDENYFKSISSEKGIIVDVKGMYRNKIKDLSYWSL
- a CDS encoding Gfo/Idh/MocA family oxidoreductase; the encoded protein is MLIQENKKVKFAIIGTGHIGKRHAEMIIRNPEAELVALCDIRSAEECGILAFEVPFFQSIEELLNSGIEYDVVNICTPNGFHAKQSMKMLENKKHVVCEKPMGLTKSECEAIIFKSLQVSKHFFCVMQNRYSPPSVWIKDVLERRLLGDIYMVQLNCYWNRDERYYKKDSWKGKNDLDGGTLFTQFSHFIDIMYWLFGDIKDIQAKFEDFSHKELTDFEDSGFVNFNFINGGMGCINYSTAVWDTNLESSITIIGSKGSIKIGGQYMNEVEYCHVKDYTMPELAEASPANDYGYYKGSAANHHFVIENVVDTLKGRTIATTNALEGLKVVDIIERIYALRNSDNNSK
- a CDS encoding N-acetyltransferase, which gives rise to MKTEKKYFAHETAVIDEGCNIGEGTKIWHFSHIMPGCKIGNQCNIGQNVVVSPEVILGNNVKVQNNVSIYTGVTCDDDVFLGPSMVFTNVNNPRSAVIRKNQYTKTHVGKGASIGANATIVCGHDIGAYAFIGAGSVVTKNVPSYALVIGNPARQAGWMSEYGHKLEFDANGIAECEESKEKYKIKAGIVSKLT
- a CDS encoding SDR family oxidoreductase translates to MAKRKRVLITGAAGFLGSHLCDRFIKEGYHVIGMDNLITGDMRNIEHLFKLEQFEFYHHDVSKYVHVPGDLEYILHFASPASPIDYLKIPIQTLKVSSLGTHNLLGLAKAKGARILVASTSEVYGDPLVHPQDEDYWGNVNPVGPRGVYDEAKRFQEAITMAYHTYHAVETRIVRIFNTYGPRMRLNDGRVLPAFIGQAIRGEDLTVFGDGSQTRSFCYVDDLIEGIYRLLLSDYANPVNIGNPDEITISEFGEEIIKLTNTNQKMIYKNLPTDDPKQRKPDISRAIALLGWEPKVNRADGLKITYNYFKNLPEEELYKTEHRFA